ATACTTTTTTAATTCAGCTTTAATCGCCAAGGCGGATGGATCACTATGGGGAATGGGTGTGAATGAGGAGTGGCAACTTGGTGTAGATGACTCCCTTGTTCGTGCAGACCTCACAAAGATCCATGATGGATTCGGCGAGATGGCTGTACAAATTGCTCAAGGAAGGAGCTTTTCTGCAGTTCTGACAAAATCCGGGCGAGTAATGGGGATGGGAAGTAATCAGCAGGGTGCGCTTGGGCTGCAAGCTCGGGAGTTTGCAATCAATCCAGTTGAAATTGCCAACGGGGTCCGTGCGATAGCAGCATCAGAAATAGAGATGTTTTACATTTCGATGGATGGTGCACTATTTGGAACGGGGAGCAATTTTTATGGAGCGTTAGGGCTTGGACATGAGAACCAAGTTTCGGTATTTACGAGAATACGGCTATAAATACAAAAGCGGCTCTTTCGGAGCCGCTTGAAAGTGGACGAATAATCCTTTTGATTAGGGAGCCATCAATGGAATCACCTGTGTGGCTTCTCCGCTGATTTTCGCGAAGTACAGACCTGAGCGCGGCACTTGGAGCGAAACGCTGTAAGTGCCCGAACCGTGCGCAATGATCGATCCGCTGGGATCCACCAGATCAACGTCGGCCGAGCCAGGTCCAGTCAAGGAAATGCTCCCGTTGTCCACGCGGGCCTCCCAAAGTTTTTCAGAATGGATTCGAGGTGTTACTGAATTCATCTTTCCGTAGAAATTTTGGAAGCCTCCGGCCAACGTGAGTTCATAAATGATTTGCCAAGAGTCGTTGAAGTAATTGTTGTTGGCGTTTGGGTGAGTGTTCACCATAACCCAGGATCTTTTTAATAGCCAGGTTGAATCAGTCGAGTCTGTCATAGCTGGAATGATAAGGCTGCCACAGGTGACGGGGTCTGTCCAATCGGTTACAGAAGTAGTTCCGTCAGTATTGTATTGTGCTCGAATATAATTTGGACTGCTTTGCGGTGTTGACTTCTTGATCCATGGAGTGATTGGGGCGAGGAACTCCTTTGCTGCCTTTGTGCCAAACCACAAATAATCCAGCGTAATTCTCCAGGGCGTACGAACGGCATCGTATCCGTATTTGTTGGTGCCGGATCCGTTGTAGTCAACCGAGCTGCCGCCGTTGTTGCACCAATCAGGAACCAATCCAGTGGTTGAATTTTGGCATTTTTTTGCCAATGCGAGACAGTTGTTTGCAACGCTCGCCCAATCGTGAGCTGGGTCGACTTCCTGGAATATGCGAAGAACGCCAGTGGCGAAATAGCTTGGATTGTATGGGTTCCCAAACCTGCTGCCGGGCTTTAAAAGTTTTGCCTGATCAACCTCAAGGCTCCAAATTGAATTGATGAGCTTCTTTGCGTCTGTAAGATACTGCTCGTTCCCCCATTGTTTGTAAGCCATCAGAAGGGCGAAGGCGACGTCAAGCTCCGCATCCGTAGCGCCACCATCATCCTTTTTCTGATTGCAGCCATCGACGATCCAGTTCATAACCCCATCAGTCGAAAATGCTTTATAGTATTTCCAAAGATTGTCAAATTTTGCTTGGGTATTGTTCGTTGGGTTGTCCATGTAGACAAAAATCAGCATTCCATATCCGATTCCTTCGGATACGGTGCATTTTCCGTTTGGACAGCCAGAAGATTCTGCCTTGGAGTCATCCCACTTGATTCGGGCGCCTTTGGATGCATCAGAACATGTCTCATAGTAGAGCTTTTGCCATAACTCGTAATTTGCTTGAATTTCTGTGGCCATATCGGATGCTGGAACGGAGAGAATGCGCTTCCCAAAGGGATAATTCATTGTGGTCGGAAATGGATATTTGGGCGTTCCGGCCCAGAGGGATGCGGATACGAGAAGGGTGGCAAATAGGGCTCGCGACACGGAAGATCTCCTGGAAACAGCGGTACCGGGTGCAACTCCGGCGCCGCCAGGTGCAATGGAAGAGTCGGTAACTTGCATCCTCTAGAGCAGATCTAGCAGGCCGTTTCCGGAAGGTTCCTGGATTGGGGTTGCCTCGAGAGTCCGGGTGGGTTCTCCGCTCGCCTTCCGAGACGCCCCTTTGGTGGCTTCCCCTTGGCTTGGGACGGAAGAGTGTGCCGTAGGCTCTCCCGATGCCGCAGGTGTTGCCTGGGCCAGCACGGGCTTGCCGTCTTGGTCTTCCGCCGCGCCTTTGCAGCCTTCGCGGTAGCGCGAGCAGCCCCAGAAGAACTTGTCCTTGTAGCCGATGCGCCGCAGGTACCCCTTCTTGCAGATGGGGCACGGAACGCTTCCCTTGGGTCCGGAAAAGGCAGGCTTGCCGTCGTCGTCTTCCCAGGTGGATTTGCAAGGGGTGTCGGCCTGCCAACGCGAGCAGCTCCAGAAGTGCCCCTGCTTGCCGGGAATGCGTCGCAATCGCCCCGCCTTGCAGACCGGGCACTCGGGGCCCTCCACTGCCGCGCCGGAAACCACCGTCGATCGCGAGTTGGCCTCGCGAACCTGGGTGGTGACAAAATCCGACTGCTTCTTCAGGAAGTCGGAAATGGTGGCTTTGCCCGCCTGGATCTCCTTGAAGTCGCGCTCGTACAGGGCCGTGAGCACGGGGCTCTTGACGTCGTCGGGAAGCGCGTCCACCAGGCTCCGGCCCAGTTCGGTGCTGATGATGGCCTTCTTCTTGGACTCCATGAACCGCCGCCGCCGCAATTCCGAGATGATGGTCGCGCGCGTGGCGGGGGTCCCGATGCCGTCTTCCTCCTTGAGGAGCTTCTTCAGCTCGGGGTCTTCCACGAACTTGTGGACGTTCTCCATGGCCTTCACCAGGGTGCCTTCGGTGAAGCGCGGCGGAGGCTTGGTCTTCTTTTCCTTCTTCTCGCCCTTCACGCACTTGACGGGGTCGTTTTCTGTCATCGCGGGCAACAGCTGCGGGCCTTCGTCGTCGTCTTTTTTGTCGTCCGGTTCTTCCGGCTTGAGGATCTTCTGCCAGCCGGCCTCCGTGACCACGCGTCCGTTGGCGGCGAAGTCGTAGCCTTCCACAGCCACCTGCACGGCGGTGGCGAGGTACTGGTGGTCCGGGTAGAACTGGGCCAGGTAGGTGCGGGCCACCAGCTGGTACAGATTCTGTTCGATCTCCGGCAAGGTGCCGGGATTGCCCCGGTGCTGGGTGGGGATCATGCCGTGGTGGGCGGTGATTTTCTCGTCGTTCCAGGCGCGCGACTTGCGCTTGGGGTCGGCGTTGTCCACCAGCTTGGCCAGCGACGGAAACGTGGTCTTCATGGCCGCGAGCACCGCGGGCGCGTCGGCGTGTTGGCTCTCCGGCAGGTACTCGCAGTCGGTACGCGGATACGTCACCAACTTGGCTTCGTAGAGGTTCTGCGCGGCCTTCAGGATCTCTTCGGCGCCGTAGCCCCAGCGCTTGGAGGCGGCGAAGGTGAGCGTGCCCAGCGAGAACGGGCGCGGGGGAGGATCGGATTTTTCCTCCGTCTTCACGCCGGTGATAATTCCCGTCTTTCCGGAAATTGTCTTCAGGATGGTCTTGGCGAGCTCGGCGTCCACCAACCGGCCCTGGTCGTCGAGTCCCACCTGGCCCTCGGCCGGTTTCCAGCGTCCCTTGAAGGGCCCGTTGGCGTGCTCGAACAGCGCCGTGATCGTGATGTACGATACAGCCTTGAACGCCTCGATCTCGCGATCGCGCGCCACCACCATGGCCAGCGTTGGTGTCTGCACACGACCCACCGTCAGAAGGGTTTTGTCGGCGCCGCCTCGACGCGCGGAGAGCGTGAAGGCCCGCGAAAGGTTCATCCCGATCAGCCAGTCGGCGCGTCCCCGTGCCACCGCCGCATCGGCGAAGCCTTTGAATTCCACATTGTCTTTCAGGGCGGCCAGTCCCCGCTTGATGGAAACGCTGTCCTGGGCGCTCACCCAGAAGCGTTTGACGGGCCCCGTGTAGCCGTGGGCCTGGAGGATCTCGTCCACCAGCAATTGCCCTTCGCGGTCCGGGTCGCCGGCGTTCACCACTTCCGTGGCGGCCTTGAGCATGCGCCCCACCAGCTCCAACTGCTTTTTCGCGCCCTCGTCGTTCTTGGGCAGCATTTTCCAGTCGGTGGGCAGGATGGGCAGGTCTTCCACGCGCCATTTGGCGAAGCCGGGATTGTACGCCTCCGGCATGGCCATCTCCAGCAGGTGACCGAAGGCCCATGTGACAAAATCCGTCCCGCACTGCAGCCAGCCGTCGCCCTTTTTCGTCTGTCCCAGCTCCGTGGCCAGAACCCGGGCCACCGATGGTTTCTCCGCGATGTAAAGACGCATGGACAGATGAGGCTCGGTGGGCTGGAGGTGGAGGGGCCTCAAAGCTAGATCACCTCCGGTGGGGTTTCTCGTTCGAGTTCTCCTACGATTCGTGTCCCCGTGTTCTTTTCAGCACTTCAGACGTTTTCTTCATTCATTCAGGATGGCTGCCTGAGCCGCATTGATCCGGACGTGCCGTCCGGAGTGGCTTTCGCAAAGGGCGTCATGGCACGCCCTCTGCACTCCCGCCAGTAAGGGGTTCCACCCCTTACAACCCCAAATTTCCCGATTCGGGCTCCGTGCCATCGCGCACGACCGCGCAACCTCGCGCCAAGACACTGGCTCCGAGACCCCGACGGCGCGCGAAACGCGCGAAGTCGGGGACCCCTGGCTGGGTGAGGAGGCTGGCGTGGTGGGATAGGTTGATGTGGATGGCAGCTTTCATCAGGCTGGCATCTCATGTTGCTGCCGAGTTGGCAGGGGTTCCAAGGGGGCGAGGCTATTCGGAGGGCCGGTCATCCGGCCCGTAGAGCCCGAGACCCCTTGGCGCGCGGGATTCCAAAGGGTCGCCGCGCAGCGATCCTTTGGCCCGAGGAGGTACAGGAGGAGCGGGCAGCGTCCTCCTGTAAACTGGTGCAGGGCGTACGCCCTGCAAAACCAACGCCGGTGTGGAGCACCGGCAAAAAAGAAAACCGTTTTAAAAAGAAAATCCGCATTAGAAAAGCCGCGCCGCAGGCGGAGAAGAGACTCCCGGTAGGT
This DNA window, taken from Fibrobacterota bacterium, encodes the following:
- a CDS encoding DNA topoisomerase 3, coding for MRLYIAEKPSVARVLATELGQTKKGDGWLQCGTDFVTWAFGHLLEMAMPEAYNPGFAKWRVEDLPILPTDWKMLPKNDEGAKKQLELVGRMLKAATEVVNAGDPDREGQLLVDEILQAHGYTGPVKRFWVSAQDSVSIKRGLAALKDNVEFKGFADAAVARGRADWLIGMNLSRAFTLSARRGGADKTLLTVGRVQTPTLAMVVARDREIEAFKAVSYITITALFEHANGPFKGRWKPAEGQVGLDDQGRLVDAELAKTILKTISGKTGIITGVKTEEKSDPPPRPFSLGTLTFAASKRWGYGAEEILKAAQNLYEAKLVTYPRTDCEYLPESQHADAPAVLAAMKTTFPSLAKLVDNADPKRKSRAWNDEKITAHHGMIPTQHRGNPGTLPEIEQNLYQLVARTYLAQFYPDHQYLATAVQVAVEGYDFAANGRVVTEAGWQKILKPEEPDDKKDDDEGPQLLPAMTENDPVKCVKGEKKEKKTKPPPRFTEGTLVKAMENVHKFVEDPELKKLLKEEDGIGTPATRATIISELRRRRFMESKKKAIISTELGRSLVDALPDDVKSPVLTALYERDFKEIQAGKATISDFLKKQSDFVTTQVREANSRSTVVSGAAVEGPECPVCKAGRLRRIPGKQGHFWSCSRWQADTPCKSTWEDDDGKPAFSGPKGSVPCPICKKGYLRRIGYKDKFFWGCSRYREGCKGAAEDQDGKPVLAQATPAASGEPTAHSSVPSQGEATKGASRKASGEPTRTLEATPIQEPSGNGLLDLL